One segment of Mobula birostris isolate sMobBir1 chromosome 29, sMobBir1.hap1, whole genome shotgun sequence DNA contains the following:
- the LOC140190267 gene encoding rab GDP dissociation inhibitor alpha, which produces MSVNGKKVLHMDRNPYYGGESSSITPLEELYKRFGLSESPPESMGRGRDWNVDLIPKFLMANGQLVKMLLYTEVTRYLDFKVVDGSFVYKASKIYKVPSTETEALASSLLGMFEKRRYRKFLLFVSSYDENDPKTHQDVDPVRSTMRDVYKKFDLGQDTIDFTGHALALYRTDDYLDQPCLEAINRIKLYSESLARYGKSPYLYPLYGLGELPQGFARLSAIYGGTYMLNKPVDELVMENNKVVGVRSSGEVARCKQLICDPSYVPDRVRKAGQVIRVICILSHPICSTSDATSCQIIIPQKQLGRKSDIYICLISHAHSVAAQGKYIAIISTTVETAQPETEIQPALELIEPVDQKFVAISDLYEPLDDGTESQIFISQSYDATTHFETTCNDIKDIYRRMTGSDFDFENMKRKQNDVFGEDQQ; this is translated from the exons ATGTCCGTCAATGGGAAGAAGGTCCTTCACATGGATCGCAATCCCTACTACGGAGGAGAAAGCTCCTCGATCACACCTCTGGAGGAG CTTTACAAACGGTTCGGACTGTCGGAATCTCCCCCTGAATCCATGGGACGCGGCCGGGACTGGAATGTGGACCTAATCCCCAAGTTCCTGATGGCCAATG GCCAGCTGGTGAAGATGCTTCTGTACACAGAGGTCACTCGCTACCTTGACTTCAAAGTGGTGGACGGAAGTTTCGTCTACAAAGCCAGCAAGATCTACAAGGTGCCCTCCACAGAGACTGAGGCGCTGGCTTCCA gtctgTTGGGCATGTTCGAGAAGCGGCGTTACCGGAAATTCCTGCTATTTGTGTCCTCTTACGACGAGAACGACCCCAAGACCCACCAGGACGTGGACCCTGTGCGGAGCACCATGCGTGACGTGTACAAGAAGTTCGACTTGGGCCAGGACACCATCGACTTCACCGGGCACGCCCTGGCGCTCTACAGGACTGATGA TTACCTGGACCAGCCTTGCCTGGAGGCCATTAACCGCATCAAACTATACAGCGAGTCACTGGCGCGCTACGGCAAGAGCCCATACCTGTACCCGCTGTATGGGCTGGGAGAGCTGCCACAGGGATTTgccag GCTGAGCGCGATCTACGGCGGCACGTACATGCTGAACAAGCCGGTGGATGAGCTGGTGATGGAAAACAATAAAGTGGTTGGCGTCAGGTCGTCAGGCGAG GTGGCACGCTGTAAGCAGCTGATCTGTGACCCCAGCTACGTTCCTGACCGAGTGCGGAAGGCCGGGCAGGTGATCCGGGTCATTTGCATCCTCAGCCACCCCATCTGCAGCACCAGCGATGCCACCTCCTGCCAGATCATCATCCCCCAGAAACAGCTCGGCCGGAAATCTG ATATCTAcatctgcctgatctcacatgcCCACAGTGTGGCTGCCCAGGGCAAGTACATCGCCATCATCAGCACCACGGTGGAGACGGCCCAGCCAGAGACGGAGATCCAACCCGCCCTCGAACTCATCGAGCCCGTTGACCAAAA GTTTGTGGCCATCAGTGATCTGTACGAGCCGCTGGACGACGGGACGGAGAGCCAG ATCTTCATCTCGCAGTCGTACGATGCCACCACACACTTTGAGACCACCTGTAACGACATCAAGGACATTTACCGGCGCATGACGGGcagcgacttcgacttcgagaaCATGAAACGCAAGCAGAATGACGTCTTCGGCGAAGACCAGCAGTAG